One window from the genome of Hippoglossus hippoglossus isolate fHipHip1 chromosome 10, fHipHip1.pri, whole genome shotgun sequence encodes:
- the cysltr1 gene encoding cysteinyl leukotriene receptor 1, whose amino-acid sequence MEPQSLTNSTGSNSTNCSSIDDFRNQVYSISYTIITLLGLTGNGLALVVLIKTNRQSSPFHVYMINLVVADLLCVMTLPLRIIYYVRKGHWSMGNFLCVFSSYALYVNLYCSIYFMVAMSFTRFLAIVYPVKNLQLMTVNRARQVCVGIWVFICLLSSPFLMSGQYVDSNTNTTKCFDAPPGKIGDKLKVLNYLSLVIGFVLPLLVILLCYAGIIHTLLSRSQLSRTLSAQQQQRAMGTKAIRMIVIVLLTFTISFMPYHVLRTVFLSRDHSNCSERIQMHKSVVVTLCLAAANTCFDPLLYYFSGEGFRSRFFSCATRSQPQNLKETTRKSVNSQQTGGRQTSKSGYVTGQSSG is encoded by the coding sequence ATGGAGCCGCAAAGCCTGACCAACAGCACGGGGAGCAACTCCACCAACTGCTCGTCCATAGATGACTTCCGCAACCAGGTTTACTCCATATCCTACACCATCATCACTTTGCTGGGCCTCACTGGGAACGGCTTAGCCCTGGTGGTGCTGATCAAAACGAACCGCCAAAGTTCCCCCTTCCACGTCTACATGATTAACCTGGTTGTGGctgatctgctgtgtgtgatgaCGCTGCCACTGCGAATTATCTACTATGTCAGAAAGGGCCACTGGAGCATGGGGaatttcctctgtgtcttcagCTCCTATGCTCTCTATGTAAACCTCTACTGCAGCATCTACTTCATGGTCGCCATGTCGTTCACGCGTTTCCTGGCCATTGTCTATCCTGTGAAGAACCTGCAGCTGATGACAGTGAACCGTGCTCGCCAGGTGTGTGTTGGCATCTGGGTGTTTATCTGTCTTTTATCGTCTCCCTTCCTCATGTCAGGTCAATATGTAGACTcgaacacaaatacaaccaagtGCTTCGATGCTCCGCCGGGTAAAATCGGTGATAAACTCAAAGTGCTGAACTATTTGTCCCTGGTGATAGGCTTTGTCCTGCCATTACTGGTGATCCTGCTCTGCTATGCCGGCATAATCCACACCCTACTGTCTCGCTCCCAACTGTCTCGCACCCTCTCTGCTCAACAACAGCAGCGGGCCATGGGCACCAAAGCCATTCGAATGATTGTCATCGTCTTGTTGACATTCACGATCAGCTTCATGCCTTACCACGTGCTGCGCACTGTCTTCCTGTCCCGGGATCACTCCAACTGCTCGGAGAGGATTCAAATGCATAAGTCTGTCGTGGTGACACTCTGCCTGGCTGCTGCCAACACGTGTTTCGACCCACTGCTGTATTATTTCTCTGGAGAGGGTTTTCGCAGCCGCTTTTTCTCCTGTGCTACTCGGTCACAGCCCCAGAATCTGAAAGAAACCACCCGAAAGTCAGTTAATTCACAACAGACAGGAGGTCGTCAGACATCAAAGTCGGGATATGTTACAGGACAGAGTTCAGGATGA